A window from Primulina huaijiensis isolate GDHJ02 chromosome 11, ASM1229523v2, whole genome shotgun sequence encodes these proteins:
- the LOC140987152 gene encoding glutamate receptor 2.6-like, with amino-acid sequence MLGFLASFLLIFAKILAEQEACITSAVRTQLCSRAAPTAMLGAIVDCSTRVGKEEIIAMEMAIEDLYKQKEERFTLRVKCSGGDPMQAAQAARHLVKKNHAQAILGPNSWEESYAVAKISEQFNVPILSFSDSVPPWAIEHWSFFIQASPSTTKQMTAAAAIIHSWGWRRVGIIYEDTKSAADGILNDLYGALQESDVQFSSLVTLPSFAPLGTLRVELENLKKGQSRVFLVHANLALAERLFKKAKEMKMMESGYVWIITDSISSLVHSMNASVISSMQGVVGVRRYFSEMTQDFHNFHERFTEVFRKKYPEEKNYEPGILALQAYDVTRTVGSAMNKGSYNGSQILENIQETDFLGLSGKILFVGRKLAPIIRFQIVNVIGRSYRELGYWSDQLGFSPDADNTTGYNSSMEILGHVFWPGGPWTTPRGWDLPTISNPMRIGVPNGSLTNKFVNIEYDPSTGMRIFSGFSLQVFDRTAKNLKYSLPYEFIVFDGTYTDLVKQVELKKFDAVVGDIAIISSRYDYVEFTHAHTESGVVMVVPVQSHFSRAWLFVKPFTKFMWLLTLSMNIYNGIVIWTIEKNYSSELRRQTFLHRMGTLFWLAFATVFPLQGDKLHSNLSKMATVVWLFVALIITQSYTASLTSMLTVQHLKPVLDNIEILKSENANVGCSMKSFVNRYLVEALNFKNGNIKNFTSTEAYADALRSGEIAAAFLEVPVAKLFVAKYCKSFVIAGPTYQVGGYGFAFPKGSMLLPDMDEALLNVFETGVLKDLEDSLLASEKCVETKSDNETASLSPQSFFVLFILTFGTSTLALVVYYYHEGVWMRMLMVMKKLRERMRKFSRKVSDVSQEMDGT; translated from the exons ATGCTCGGTTTTTTGGCATCATTCCTtcttatttttgcaaaaattttgGCGGAGCAAGAAGCATGCATAACTTCTGCAGTAAGAACACAACTGTGTTCTCGGGCCGCGCCTACGGCCATGCTTGGCGCCATTGTGGATTGCAGTACCCGTGTTGGTAAGGAAGAGATAATAGCCATGGAAATGGCCATCGAAGATTTATACAAGCAGAAAGAAGAAAGGTTTACTTTACGCGTAAAATGCTCGGGTGGCGATCCAATGCAGGCTGCTCAAGCAG CGAGACACCTTGTGAAAAAGAACCATGCGCAAGCTATTCTGGGACCGAATTCATGGGAGGAATCATATGCCGTTGCAAAGATTAGCGAACAATTTAATGTTCCCATTCTTTCATTCTCAGATTCTGTGCCGCCGTGGGCCATCGAGCATTGGTCCTTCTTTATCCAAGCCTCTCCCAGCACCACCAAGCAGATGACGGCGGCGGCGGCCATAATTCACTCATGGGGTTGGCGACGGGTTGGCATCATATACGAGGATACGAAATCTGCCGCCGATGGCATCCTCAATGATCTGTACGGAGCTTTGCAAGAGTCTGACGTCCAATTCAGCAGCCTTGTAACTCTCCCTTCTTTTGCCCCACTCGGAACTCTACGGGTCGAGCTCGAAAATCTGAAGAAAGGGCAATCCAGGGTGTTTTTAGTTCATGCTAATCTAGCACTGGCCGAACGTCTGTTTAAAAAGGCTAAAGAGATGAAGATGATGGAGAGTGGTTACGTTTGGATCATCACCGATTCGATATCAAGCTTAGTCCATTCGATGAATGCTTCTGTCATCTCAAGCATGCAAGGTGTGGTGGGAGTGAGGAGGTATTTCTCCGAAATGACACAGGATTTTCACAATTTTCACGAGCGATTTACCGAAGTTTTTCGAAAGAAGTATCCTGAGGAGAAGAATTATGAGCCTGGAATCTTGGCCCTACAGGCTTATGATGTTACAAGAACAGTGGGATCAGCAATGAACAAAGGAAGCTACAATGGCTctcaaattcttgaaaatattcaagaaactGATTTTCTCGGATTGAGTGGAAAAATTCTGTTTGTAGGAAGAAAATTAGCTCCCATAATTCGGTTTCAGATCGTCAACGTAATTGGGAGGAGTTATCGGGAACTTGGGTACTGGTCCGACCAATTAGGCTTCTCTCCAGATGCTGATAACACAACTGGCTACAACTCCTCCATGGAAATTTTGGGACATGTTTTTTGGCCCGGAGGGCCTTGGACTACTCCAAGAGGGTGGGATCTTCCAACAATATCGAATCCGATGAGAATAGGCGTGCCCAATGGATCTCTTACAAACAAATTTGTCAATATCGAATACGATCCCTCCACAGGCATGAGAATATTCTCTGGATTTTCACTTCAAGTCTTCGATAGAACAGCAAAGAATTTGAAATATTCATTGCCTTACGAGTTCATTGTCTTCGATGGAACATACACTGATCTGGTGAAGCAAGTAGAGTTAAAG AAATTCGATGCAGTTGTTGGTGACATTGCGATAATATCAAGTCGATACGATTATGTAGAATTCACTCATGCTCACACGGAGTCGGGAGTGGTGATGGTAGTCCCAGTTCAATCCCATTTCAGCCGAGCCTGGTTGTTCGTGAAGCCCTTTACAAAGTTCATGTGGCTTCTAACACTGTCCATGAATATTTACAATGGAATTGTCATATGGACCATTGAGAAAAATTACAGTTCTGAACTACGAAGGCAGACGTTTCTTCATCGGATGGGAACTCTATTCTGGTTGGCTTTCGCCACCGTGTTCCCATTACAAG GTGATAAGTTACATAGCAACTTGTCAAAAATGGCGACCGTCGTGTGGTTATTTGTAGCTCTAATAATCACTCAAAGCTATACGGCAAGTCTTACGAGCATGCTAACAGTGCAACATCTCAAACCAGTGCTAGACAATATCGAGATATTAAAGAGCGAAAACGCGAATGTCGGATGCTCGATGAAATCTTTCGTGAATAGATATTTGGTGGAAGCGCTGAATTTCAAAAATGGAAACATCAAGAACTTCACTTCAACTGAGGCCTATGCTGATGCTTTACGGAGTGGTGAGATTGCAGCCGCCTTTCTTGAAGTCCCGGTGGCCAAACTCTTCGTGGCCAAGTATTGCAAAAGTTTTGTTATTGCTGGTCCTACTTACCAAGTTGGGGGATATGGATTT GCATTTCCGAAAGGATCCATGCTACTTCCAGACATGGATGAAGCCTTGCTGAATGTATTTGAAACCGGGGTGCTAAAGGATTTAGAGGACAGCTTATTAGCCTCGGAGAAATGCGTGGAAACTAAATCCGACAACGAAACAGCAAGCCTGAGCCCTCAAAGCTTCTTCGTGCTGTTCATATTAACCTTTGGCACATCAACGCTTGCGCTTGTAGTGTACTATTATCATGAAGGGGTTTGGATGCGCATGTTGATGGTTATGAAGAAATTGAGGGAAAGAATGAGGAAATTCTCAAGAAAAGTCAGTGATGTTTCTCAAGAAATGGATGGAACATAG
- the LOC140988719 gene encoding probable E3 ubiquitin-protein ligase ZFP1 isoform X2, translating to MEHRNTQFTGHMIDLEIYAQGHNHQHPKPCIFYGSVANYPQQNIHPVAPSIRNRPSFNHHHPPEHHGSTFYGMPQYDRIHPQRPFINLDLSVSMSSSGHYNPYLAPPPTGIRDFPVQINHWTYDQFSPLSSQRIVGVPTDSYGRNMSYMDGVGGSFKRNNVEGAQTNYQYHNVLADSSSFVTPMTARPTESDVTSTDATSFAPTEYGGNDPTSIVESGSHQSLRNIPDFQVHNAGHMIQGNYVAPSVPFPGNPWFDMHFGANNGDICTFPWARAPELPFVHASINGACVETGNMGSQGYQVTNGNQGSNGFLHPPRPPIPQIHSNPHHPTPPVQGIRGYNVNFPSQMSASSPRNSINNASNNGINPFPDVVDARPTFLAPVLPTSRYLQSHRREIILGSNARRHSLPHLRVLPEDEVSILEAPGHPEAGTSMDQLTDMRLDIDHMSYEELLALGEQIGSVGTGLHQDFIRNNLKTRAFTSGCCVNLEETPSVDERVNFCVICQTAYMDGETIGTLDCEHEYHQECIKTWLLFKNSCPICKSTALHEKGKDK from the exons ATGGAGCACCGAAACACACAGTTCACTGGTCATATGATCGATTTGGAAATATATGCACAAGGTCATAACCATCAACATCCCAAACCTTGCATCTTTTATGGGAGTGTCGCAAATTATCCTCAGCAGAATATCCACCCTGTGGCTCCCTCTATTCGTAACAGGCCTAGTTTTAATCATCACCACCCGCCAGAACATCACGGCAGTACTTTCTATGGGATGCCACAATACGACAGGATCCATCCCCAACGTCCTTTCATAAATCTTGATTTATCTGTTTCCATGTCATCATCTGGCCATTATAATCCTTATTTGGCGCCACCCCCAACCGGTATTAgagatttccctgttcaaataAATCATTGGACATATGATCAGTTTTCTCCTTTGAGCTCTCAGAGAATTGTAGGAGTTCCTACAGACAGCTACGGCAGAAACATGTCATACATGGATGGTGTCGGAGGGTCATTTAAGAGAAACAATGTTGAGGGGGCTCAAACAAATTACCAGTATCACAATGTTTTGGCAGACTCCAGTTCTTTTGTTACCCCTATGACTGCTAGACCGACTGAATCTGATGTTACTTCAACGGATGCCACTTCATTTGCGCCAACTGAATATGGTGGAAATGACCCGACGTCAATAGTCGAAAGTGGATCTCACCAAAGCTTGAGGAACATACCTGATTTTCAGGTGCATAATGCCGGTCACATGATCCAGGGAAATTATGTTGCTCCTTCTGTTCCATTCCCTGGAAATCCTTGGTTTGACATGCATTTTGGTGCAAACAATGGTGATATCTGCACATTTCCATGGGCGCGAGCTCCTGAGCTACCTTTTGTGCATG CTAGCATAAATGGAGCTTGTGTTGAAACGGGGAATATGGGATCTCAAGGCTATCAAGTGACCAATGGTAACCAAGGTTCAAATGGTTTCCTACATCCCCCTCGCCCTCCTATTCCTCAAATCCACTCCAATCCTCATCATCCAACCCCACCGGTGCAAGGCATTAGAGGATACAACGTTAACTTTCCTTCACAAATGTCAGCCTCTTCACCCAGAAATTCAATCAATAATGCTTCAAATAATGGCATAAATCCATTCCCAGACGTCGTAGATGCCAGGCCTACATTTCTAGCTCCGGTTCTACCAACAAGTCGGTATTTACAGTCTCATCGAAGGGAAATCATACTCGGCTCCAATGCCAGACGCCACAGCCTTCCTCACCTGAGAGTTTTACCAGAAGAT GAAGTTTCAATCTTAGAAGCTCCAGGTCATCCTGAAGCAGGCACTTCCATGGATCAGCTTACAGATATGCGTTTGGACATAGATCACATGTCATATGAG GAGCTTCTTGCTTTGGGAGAACAAATAGGGAGTGTTGGCACAGGATTACATCAGGATTTCATCCGAAACAATTTGAAAACGAGAGCTTTTACCTCAGGGTGTTGTGTCAATCTTGAAGAGACACCATCTGTGGACGAGCGTGTCAATTTCTGTGTTATATGCCAG ACTGCTTACATGGATGGTGAAACCATTGGAACTCTTGACTGCGAACATGAATACCACCAAGAATGCATAAAGACATGGCTGCTGTTTAAGAACTCTTGCCCGATATGCAAATCAACAGCCTTGCATGAAAAGGGGAAGGATAAGTAA
- the LOC140988719 gene encoding probable E3 ubiquitin-protein ligase ZFP1 isoform X1 produces MIEHFNEKGILVEMEHRNTQFTGHMIDLEIYAQGHNHQHPKPCIFYGSVANYPQQNIHPVAPSIRNRPSFNHHHPPEHHGSTFYGMPQYDRIHPQRPFINLDLSVSMSSSGHYNPYLAPPPTGIRDFPVQINHWTYDQFSPLSSQRIVGVPTDSYGRNMSYMDGVGGSFKRNNVEGAQTNYQYHNVLADSSSFVTPMTARPTESDVTSTDATSFAPTEYGGNDPTSIVESGSHQSLRNIPDFQVHNAGHMIQGNYVAPSVPFPGNPWFDMHFGANNGDICTFPWARAPELPFVHASINGACVETGNMGSQGYQVTNGNQGSNGFLHPPRPPIPQIHSNPHHPTPPVQGIRGYNVNFPSQMSASSPRNSINNASNNGINPFPDVVDARPTFLAPVLPTSRYLQSHRREIILGSNARRHSLPHLRVLPEDEVSILEAPGHPEAGTSMDQLTDMRLDIDHMSYEELLALGEQIGSVGTGLHQDFIRNNLKTRAFTSGCCVNLEETPSVDERVNFCVICQTAYMDGETIGTLDCEHEYHQECIKTWLLFKNSCPICKSTALHEKGKDK; encoded by the exons ATGATAGaacattttaatgaaaaag GTATCTTGGTCGAAATGGAGCACCGAAACACACAGTTCACTGGTCATATGATCGATTTGGAAATATATGCACAAGGTCATAACCATCAACATCCCAAACCTTGCATCTTTTATGGGAGTGTCGCAAATTATCCTCAGCAGAATATCCACCCTGTGGCTCCCTCTATTCGTAACAGGCCTAGTTTTAATCATCACCACCCGCCAGAACATCACGGCAGTACTTTCTATGGGATGCCACAATACGACAGGATCCATCCCCAACGTCCTTTCATAAATCTTGATTTATCTGTTTCCATGTCATCATCTGGCCATTATAATCCTTATTTGGCGCCACCCCCAACCGGTATTAgagatttccctgttcaaataAATCATTGGACATATGATCAGTTTTCTCCTTTGAGCTCTCAGAGAATTGTAGGAGTTCCTACAGACAGCTACGGCAGAAACATGTCATACATGGATGGTGTCGGAGGGTCATTTAAGAGAAACAATGTTGAGGGGGCTCAAACAAATTACCAGTATCACAATGTTTTGGCAGACTCCAGTTCTTTTGTTACCCCTATGACTGCTAGACCGACTGAATCTGATGTTACTTCAACGGATGCCACTTCATTTGCGCCAACTGAATATGGTGGAAATGACCCGACGTCAATAGTCGAAAGTGGATCTCACCAAAGCTTGAGGAACATACCTGATTTTCAGGTGCATAATGCCGGTCACATGATCCAGGGAAATTATGTTGCTCCTTCTGTTCCATTCCCTGGAAATCCTTGGTTTGACATGCATTTTGGTGCAAACAATGGTGATATCTGCACATTTCCATGGGCGCGAGCTCCTGAGCTACCTTTTGTGCATG CTAGCATAAATGGAGCTTGTGTTGAAACGGGGAATATGGGATCTCAAGGCTATCAAGTGACCAATGGTAACCAAGGTTCAAATGGTTTCCTACATCCCCCTCGCCCTCCTATTCCTCAAATCCACTCCAATCCTCATCATCCAACCCCACCGGTGCAAGGCATTAGAGGATACAACGTTAACTTTCCTTCACAAATGTCAGCCTCTTCACCCAGAAATTCAATCAATAATGCTTCAAATAATGGCATAAATCCATTCCCAGACGTCGTAGATGCCAGGCCTACATTTCTAGCTCCGGTTCTACCAACAAGTCGGTATTTACAGTCTCATCGAAGGGAAATCATACTCGGCTCCAATGCCAGACGCCACAGCCTTCCTCACCTGAGAGTTTTACCAGAAGAT GAAGTTTCAATCTTAGAAGCTCCAGGTCATCCTGAAGCAGGCACTTCCATGGATCAGCTTACAGATATGCGTTTGGACATAGATCACATGTCATATGAG GAGCTTCTTGCTTTGGGAGAACAAATAGGGAGTGTTGGCACAGGATTACATCAGGATTTCATCCGAAACAATTTGAAAACGAGAGCTTTTACCTCAGGGTGTTGTGTCAATCTTGAAGAGACACCATCTGTGGACGAGCGTGTCAATTTCTGTGTTATATGCCAG ACTGCTTACATGGATGGTGAAACCATTGGAACTCTTGACTGCGAACATGAATACCACCAAGAATGCATAAAGACATGGCTGCTGTTTAAGAACTCTTGCCCGATATGCAAATCAACAGCCTTGCATGAAAAGGGGAAGGATAAGTAA